A genomic region of Dunckerocampus dactyliophorus isolate RoL2022-P2 chromosome 8, RoL_Ddac_1.1, whole genome shotgun sequence contains the following coding sequences:
- the fndc10 gene encoding fibronectin type III domain-containing protein 10: MSSQLQRPSVLALAALLLCTSQDRTHGGSSASPTGLRGREDSGMQGRWRHGNSSLEGTTSGFFNSSPGDASAVMSEQSPPLCAYQVMEGGIGGPLCFRHTLSGYTCHKADCRSAVSSGRLAANILLNGSVLLQWSQDGDARGSPGHTPSSLFAGRRHRRGGYELSCRWNGSYTQFECAGVHLGAGCRDFLLSELHENIPYRVCLRAPARRDERGDCVEFVLPPSGMQDIVIAMTTVGGAICVMLVIICLLVAYITENIMSPSTQHTYSYRTRSRH; encoded by the coding sequence ATGAGCAGCCAGCTGCAGCGGCCATCGGTGCTCGCCTTGGCGGCACTCCTGCTCTGCACATCGCAGGACAGGACTCACGGCGGCAGCTCAGCATCCCCAACAGggctgagaggcagggaggattCTGGGATGCAGGGCAGGTGGCGCCATGGCAACAGCAGCCTTGAAGGCACAACGTCCGGCTTCTTCAACAGCAGCCCAGGCGACGCATCCGCTGTGATGTCAGAACAGTCGCCGCCGCTGTGCGCCTACCAGGTGATGGAGGGCGGCATCGGCGGCCCCCTCTGCTTTCGACACACGCTGTCGGGCTACACGTGTCACAAGGCAGACTGCAGGTCAGCCGTGTCTTCGGGGAGGCTAGCGGCAAACATCCTCCTCAACGGCAGCGTGCTGCTACAGTGGAGCCAAGACGGAGACGCCCGAGGGTCACCCGGTCACACGCCATCCAGTCTTTTCGCCGGGCGCCGCCACCGACGTGGAGGCTACGAGTTGAGCTGCCGGTGGAACGGCAGCTACACCCAGTTTGAGTGCGCCGGGGTCCACCTGGGCGCCGGGTGCAGGGACTTCCTGCTGAGCGAGCTGCACGAGAACATCCCCTACCGCGTCTGCCTGAGGGCCCCGGCCCGGAGAGACGAGCGCGGCGACTGCGTGGAGTTCGTCCTGCCGCCGTCCGGGATGCAGGATATCGTCATTGCCATGACGACGGTCGGGGGCGCCATTTGCGTGATGTTGGTCATCATCTGCTTGCTGGTGGCGTACATCACGGAGAACATCATGAGCCCCTCCACGCAGCACACGTACTCCTACCGCACGCGCTCGCGACACTGA